CTATCCGCCCAGCCTTTTCACGGGCTGAACGGATGCTGACAACGATTGCAAGCCGTTGATTAAAGCTGTTTTGGCGGGACTTGCCAGGTGCCGCCGAGGGATTTGATCAAAGCCACGGTCGTGACCAGTTGATCACCGTGAAGGCGGACAGCGGTGCGTTGGAGATCGAGCGCGGCGTTTTCCGCCGTGGCCACTTCGAGATAAGTCACCAAGCCGGCGCGGTAACGGTTGTTGGCGATGTCCAAAGTCTTTTCGGCAGATTGAAGTGCGGCGGCTTCAGCTTCGTTTTCCACAGCAAGCAAGCGCTGGCCGGCGAGGTTGTCTTCCACTTCGGCAAAGGCATTCAAAACATTTTGACGATATTGCGCGACAACTTCGTCATAGACCGCTTGAGTCCGTTTTAATTCCGCGCGCAACTGTCCGCCTTCAAAAAGTGGAAACGTCACCGATGGGCCGAACGCCCAGATATGACTCGGCCAATCGAACGCCGTGCCCGCGCTGACACTTTGGTAACCCGCCAGCCCGCTCAACTGGATGCGCGGATAAAATGCCGCTTTCGCCACACCGATATTCGCGTTCGCCGAAGCCATGCGCCGTTCCGCCGAAGCGATGTCTGGACGGCGTTCGAGCAATTCCGAAGGCACACCGGCAGGCAAAATCGGCGGAGCGAGAGTCAGGGTTTTCTCCGGCAAATCAAACGAGGAAGCCGGACGGCCGGTAAGAACCGCCAAGGCATGTTCCACTTTCGTGCGTTCAAGCAAGGTCACAGGCAACTGCGCCTCGGTTGTTTTCAAAACCGTTTCCGCCTGTGCAACATCGAGGTCGGTCGCCACACCGCCCGCACGGCGATTGCGTGTGAGGTCGTACGATTTTTGAAACACCTCGACACTCGAGCGCAACAACGCCAACTCGGCATCCAGCGCGCGCAGCGTAAAATAATCCGTGGCCAATTCCGCCTGGATGGAAAGCCGCGTGGCTTCGACATCGTCCGCGCTGGCTTGCGCCGCCGTGCGCGCGGCTTCCACCGTGCGCCGCACGCGTCCCCACACATCCACTTCGTAGCTGGCATCCAGCGGCACAGTGAAATTGTTGTAAGTGTCCGGCAGACCATTGGAGATGCCGTTGATCGGGCGATTCGCGGAATCGCGTTCGCGTGTGTAGGAAGGCGCGAAGGCCACGTGCGGAAAAAGCCCCGACCGATTGATGTCCACGAACGCGCGCGCCTGCTCGAAGACCGCGACGGCTGCCTTCAAATCCTGGTTGGAAGTTGCGGCGTCCGCTTCGAGCCCATTTAACTGGGCGTCCTGAAAAATTTCCCACCACTTGCCCTTGGGAAGATTCGCGCGCGGCTCCGCGATTTTCCATTCGTTGGTGCCGAAAGAATTCGTGTCGCTGGCGTAAGCCGGGGGAACTGCCGCCGAAGGACGTTTGTAATCCGGTCCCACCGCGCAACCCGCCAAACCCACGATCAATGCCGTCGCTGCCAGCGCGCCGGCCCGCCTGCCGTCATTGCTGTTCATTGCGCCTTTTCCGCCACGGGTGTTTCCGCCACGCGCACGGTGATGCCGGAAGTCAACGAGTCCACGGGGTTGATGATGATTTTGTCCTGCGCCGTGATGCCAGAAACAATTTCAACCGTTTTGCCAAAATCGCGGCCGATGCCCACGTTGCGCAATTCCACTTTGTTGTTCGCGCCGACGACGCCGACTTGCATCGCATCGCGAAAGAGCAGGGTGTTCGCGGGCAGCACCAGCGACGGCGCTTGTTTCACGTCAGGAAAACTGACTTCGGCGTAACTGCCGGCGAAGATTTCGTTCTTCGGATTGTTCACTTCGAGTTCGACGAGCAGCGTGCGCGAGGAGGCATCAATGGCCCCGGCGGTGCGAACCACTTTGGCGGTGAAGGTGCGGCCCGGCAATTCCGGCACGGTCAATTCCGCGTCCACGCCGGTGGCGATTCCAGGGGTGGCCGATTGCGGCACGCGAACGAACACGCGCAATTTGCTGGTCTCGGCGAGGCGAAACAATTCCTTGCCCGGCATGATAAGATCGCCGACGTCAATATCACGGGTGGTGATGGTTCCGTTGAACGGCGCGGTGACGTGGCTGAAAGATTGCAAATCCGCGAGCCGTTCCACATTGGCCTTGGCGGTGTCCACGGCGGCGATCTTGAGTTTCAAGTCGCCCTGTTTCTCGGCGTCTTCCTGCGCGCTCACGCTGGAAGTCTTCATTAATTCCGTCCAGCGATCGGCGGTGATCTGCGCGAGCGACTCGGCCGCCTGGGCCTGCACGAGTTCAGCCCGCGCGCCGGTCAACTGCTGATCCAACTCCGGCGTGTCAATATCCGCCAGCAATTTGCCCGCTTCAACCGCCGTGCCAATGTCCACGTACCAATGTTTCACGTAGCCATTGGCGCGCGCGTAAATCGGCGCGGCCACGAACGCCTGGACTTCGGCGGGAAGCTTAAGCGTGGACACAGCGGCACCCGGCGCGGCTGAGACAACCTGCACCGTCGGCGTGGCCAGTTCCACGGTTTCCTTGGCCAGCGCTTGCGTGTGCAGCCAGCGTGGGACGAGCCCGGCGACGACCAGCGCCAATAATAAAATGATGATGCCGATCATCCAGCGGCCAAGTTTTGGCGAAGACGATGGCGAATGCGCGGTGCGGTCACCATTCGACGGGGCGGGCAGGGGTGATTCCATGACAGGAGTTGCTTTGCGTTCCAGTGAGTTCATTTAGTTTATGCAGAAAGAGGTTCGGCGTGTGGCAGCGCTTCGCCGTTCGGGCTGGTGACGGGTTGTTTCTTGTGGCGGTGGACCAGGCTGAAAACAACCGGCACGAAAAACAAGGTGGCAATCGTGGCCACGAACAAACCGCCGATGACCGCTCGGCCAAGCGGCGCATTTTGCTCGCCGCCTTCGCCAAGGCCAAGGCTCATGGGCAGCATGCCGATGACCATCGCGAGCGCGGTCATGATGACGGGGCGCAGGCGGCCCGCGCCGGCGGTGAGCGCGGCTTGCACCGGGCTCATGCCCTGATCCAGATTATTTCGCGCGAACGTCACCACGAGCACGGCGTTGGCGGTGGCGACGCCGAGGCACATGATGGCGCCCATCAATGCGGGAACGCTCATCGTCGTGAAGGTGAGGAACAATCCCCAGATAACGCCCGCCAGCGCGCCGGGCAATGCGCAAATGATGATGAACGGATCCAGCCAGCTTTGGAAATTCACCACCAGCAACAAATAGACCAGTCCGATCGCGCCGACCAAACCGACGCCCAGTCCGACGAAACTTGAGTGCATCGTCTCCGCCGCGCCGCGCAAAATTAATTGGCTGCCGCGCGGCAAACTCTTGCGCGTCTGGTCGAGCAGCGGTTGAAGGTCGCGCAATACGCCGCCCAAATCACGCCCACTCACGCCGCCGAAAATATCCACGACCGGCACGGCGTTGTAATGCGAGAATACGGGAGAATCATTTGTGCGTGTCATGGTGGCGACATTTGCCAGCACTTGTTCGCCTTTGCCACTGCCGCTGACGGGCAAAGAGTTTAGCGCGGTGAGAGAATTGAGCACCCGTTCCGGCGCGCGGGCATTGATCAAATATTGAATGCCATAGACGGTGTTCAGCCAGTAAGCGGGCGTGACCTGGCCGCTGCCGCTGACGGCCAGCAGCACCGCGTTCGCCACGTCGCCTTCCGAAAGGCCGATCTCCTGGGCCTTGGTGCGGTCAATGTCAAAGCGCAACTTGGGCAAGTCGCCGGGTTGCTGGATGCGGATGTCCACCGCTCCGGGAATCTTGCGCATTTTTTCGGCAAGGTCGGCGGCAATCTGCCGGCTCTTGGCGCGGTCCCAGCCGGTGATCTGCACATTCAACGGCGCGGGAATGCCGAAGCTCAACGTCTGGCTGACGATGTCTGCCGGAAGGAAATAAAACATCGTGCCGGGAAATTCGTCGTTCAGGTCATGCCGCAATTTTTCCACATAGCCATCGGTGGAATGATGATGACCCTGTTTCAAGGAAATCAGGATGTCGGAATCGCCCGCGCCGATGAGGCCGTTATTGCTGTAACTAAGCGCGATGGAGGAGTTGGGAATGCCGATGTTGTCGAGCATGCCGACCAGTTCATCCTTGGGAATGACTTTGCGGATGGCATCTTCGATGTCCGCCACGAGGCTGGCCGTTTCTTCGACGCGGGTTCCCGTGCGTGCTCGCAAGTGCAAACGAATTTGCCCAGCATCCACGTTCGGGAAAAAGTCCTGACCGAGAAACGGAACCAGCAAACCGGACGCAATGCACAATGCCAAAAACAAAATCATGAAACCCACGCGCCGCTCAAAGATCGCCTCGAGCAGGCTGCGATAACCTTGCTGAAAACGTGCATACCCGCGCTCGAAGCGGTCCTGAATGACCATGAACGGACGCTTCCACCCGGGTGCGTCTTCGACATGATCGCCGTGCTGGGTATGATGTTCGTAATAGGAAAAATTCCGGTAGAAATACATCACCAGCGTCGGAATCAGCGTGCGGGAGAGAACGTAACTCGCAAGCATCGCGAAAACCACCGCCTCGGCCAGCGGCACGAACAGATAGCGGCCCACGCCCGTGAGGAAAAACATCGGCACGAACACGATGCAAATACAAAGTGTGGAGACGAAAGCCGGCAGCGCAATTTCCTGCGCGCCGTCAAGGATGGCCTGTTGCAGCGGCTTGCCGAGCGACATCTGGCGATGCACATTTTCGATTTCCACCGTGGCGTCGTCCACGAGAATACCCACCGCAAGCGCCAAACCGCCGAGGGTCATCAGATTGATCGTTTCACCGAGCGCGCCGAGGATGATCAGTGAACTGATGACCGAAAGCGGAATCGAGAGCGCTATGATGAACGTGCTGCGCCACGAGCCGATGAACAATAGAATCATGACCGCCGTCAAGGCAGCGGCGACAATGCCTTCCTTCATCACGCCGCTGATGGCCGCGCGCACGAAGAGCGATTGATCGGCAAATTCCTGCACGTCCAGACCGAGTGGAAGCGTCTTCAACATAGTTGGCATGGTCGCCTTGATACCCTTCACCACGTCGAGGGTTGAAGCAGACCCATTCTTGAGAATCGTCAGCAACGCGCCGCGCACACCATCCATGTGAACGATATTTTGTTGCGGGGCAAAACCGTCGCGCACGTGGGCGACGTCATGGATATAGATCGTTGCGCCATTCACCGTCTTGATCGGCAGGTCATTCAGTTCGTCCAGTTGGCGCGTGGTGGAATTCAATTCGATGTCATATTCCGTCGGCCCGATTTTCGCGGTGCCACTGGGCAGAATCAAATTCTGCGCGCTGATGGCATTAACGACATCCTGCGGCGAAAGCCCCTTCGACTTGAGCGCGGACAAATCCAAGTCCACCGAAACCTGCCGCGCACGACCGCCATACGGCCAGGGAATCGCCGCGCCGCGAACCGTGGACAAACCGACGCGCACCTGGTTCTGCGTCATGTCGTAAAGTTCCTGCTCGGAAAGTGTCTTGCTGGTGATGCTGTATTGCAGGATTGGCACAGTCGAGGCGTTATAGCGAATGATCAGTGGCGGCGTGGCGCCCGGCGGCATCTGCTTGAGAATGGTTTGCGCGACGGCGGTGATTTGCGCGACGCCGGCATCCACGGACGAACCCGGCTGCAAAAAGACCTTGATGATGCCCACGCCGTTGTAGGAAGTGGATTCGACGTGTTCGATGTCATTGACCGTCGTGGTCAGCGTGCGCTCGTGATTGTAGATGATGCGCTTTTCAATTTCGCCGGCGTCGAGGCCGACGTATTGCCAGATGATGCTGACGACCGGGATATCAATCGCGGGGAAAATATCGGTGGGCGTGCGCAACAACACGAACGGGGTCAGCAACACCAGGACCAATGCTGCCACCACAAACGTATAAGGCCGCCGCAAGGCTAATCGGACAATCCACATAGCTTTCTCTCAATTTAACGACACCACCGCATTATCCAATAATGAAACGGGGGTGGCCGCAGACCGTTGTCAGGTTTCGACAACTTACATCCGCGACACACTATTAATCGTCTTATTGACCCCGCTTGGCCAATATATGTTTACAATAAGATTGATACTTTGTATGTATCAATCATGGAATTACGGCATTTGCGTTATTTCGTGGCGGTGGCGGAGGAATTGAGTTTTCGCCGCGCCGCCGAGCGTTTGCACCTCGCCCAGCCGCCGCTGAGTTCGCAAATCAAGGCGTTGGAGGATGAATTGGGGATGAGGCTGTTCGATCGTTCTACGCGCACAGTCAAATTAACTCCGGCAGGAAATGTTTTTCTCACGGAGGCGCGCGCGGTGCTCATGGCGGCGGAACGCGCGCAGCAAAATGTCCGCAAGGCCCACCAGGGTTTGCTGGGGCCGTTGCGCATCGGCATCCTCGCGCCTACGGCCACGCCGCGGCTGGCGCGCACGC
The Verrucomicrobiia bacterium genome window above contains:
- a CDS encoding efflux transporter outer membrane subunit, with the protein product MNSNDGRRAGALAATALIVGLAGCAVGPDYKRPSAAVPPAYASDTNSFGTNEWKIAEPRANLPKGKWWEIFQDAQLNGLEADAATSNQDLKAAVAVFEQARAFVDINRSGLFPHVAFAPSYTRERDSANRPINGISNGLPDTYNNFTVPLDASYEVDVWGRVRRTVEAARTAAQASADDVEATRLSIQAELATDYFTLRALDAELALLRSSVEVFQKSYDLTRNRRAGGVATDLDVAQAETVLKTTEAQLPVTLLERTKVEHALAVLTGRPASSFDLPEKTLTLAPPILPAGVPSELLERRPDIASAERRMASANANIGVAKAAFYPRIQLSGLAGYQSVSAGTAFDWPSHIWAFGPSVTFPLFEGGQLRAELKRTQAVYDEVVAQYRQNVLNAFAEVEDNLAGQRLLAVENEAEAAALQSAEKTLDIANNRYRAGLVTYLEVATAENAALDLQRTAVRLHGDQLVTTVALIKSLGGTWQVPPKQL
- a CDS encoding efflux RND transporter permease subunit, with amino-acid sequence MWIVRLALRRPYTFVVAALVLVLLTPFVLLRTPTDIFPAIDIPVVSIIWQYVGLDAGEIEKRIIYNHERTLTTTVNDIEHVESTSYNGVGIIKVFLQPGSSVDAGVAQITAVAQTILKQMPPGATPPLIIRYNASTVPILQYSITSKTLSEQELYDMTQNQVRVGLSTVRGAAIPWPYGGRARQVSVDLDLSALKSKGLSPQDVVNAISAQNLILPSGTAKIGPTEYDIELNSTTRQLDELNDLPIKTVNGATIYIHDVAHVRDGFAPQQNIVHMDGVRGALLTILKNGSASTLDVVKGIKATMPTMLKTLPLGLDVQEFADQSLFVRAAISGVMKEGIVAAALTAVMILLFIGSWRSTFIIALSIPLSVISSLIILGALGETINLMTLGGLALAVGILVDDATVEIENVHRQMSLGKPLQQAILDGAQEIALPAFVSTLCICIVFVPMFFLTGVGRYLFVPLAEAVVFAMLASYVLSRTLIPTLVMYFYRNFSYYEHHTQHGDHVEDAPGWKRPFMVIQDRFERGYARFQQGYRSLLEAIFERRVGFMILFLALCIASGLLVPFLGQDFFPNVDAGQIRLHLRARTGTRVEETASLVADIEDAIRKVIPKDELVGMLDNIGIPNSSIALSYSNNGLIGAGDSDILISLKQGHHHSTDGYVEKLRHDLNDEFPGTMFYFLPADIVSQTLSFGIPAPLNVQITGWDRAKSRQIAADLAEKMRKIPGAVDIRIQQPGDLPKLRFDIDRTKAQEIGLSEGDVANAVLLAVSGSGQVTPAYWLNTVYGIQYLINARAPERVLNSLTALNSLPVSGSGKGEQVLANVATMTRTNDSPVFSHYNAVPVVDIFGGVSGRDLGGVLRDLQPLLDQTRKSLPRGSQLILRGAAETMHSSFVGLGVGLVGAIGLVYLLLVVNFQSWLDPFIIICALPGALAGVIWGLFLTFTTMSVPALMGAIMCLGVATANAVLVVTFARNNLDQGMSPVQAALTAGAGRLRPVIMTALAMVIGMLPMSLGLGEGGEQNAPLGRAVIGGLFVATIATLFFVPVVFSLVHRHKKQPVTSPNGEALPHAEPLSA
- a CDS encoding efflux RND transporter periplasmic adaptor subunit, producing MNSLERKATPVMESPLPAPSNGDRTAHSPSSSPKLGRWMIGIIILLLALVVAGLVPRWLHTQALAKETVELATPTVQVVSAAPGAAVSTLKLPAEVQAFVAAPIYARANGYVKHWYVDIGTAVEAGKLLADIDTPELDQQLTGARAELVQAQAAESLAQITADRWTELMKTSSVSAQEDAEKQGDLKLKIAAVDTAKANVERLADLQSFSHVTAPFNGTITTRDIDVGDLIMPGKELFRLAETSKLRVFVRVPQSATPGIATGVDAELTVPELPGRTFTAKVVRTAGAIDASSRTLLVELEVNNPKNEIFAGSYAEVSFPDVKQAPSLVLPANTLLFRDAMQVGVVGANNKVELRNVGIGRDFGKTVEIVSGITAQDKIIINPVDSLTSGITVRVAETPVAEKAQ